AGCAGAATCTTTTGTTTCGGTAAAAATAATTGTCCGGCCTCCACTGAATCAGAAAAAATCCCACCGGGGAAAAAATGAGCAACGTAAATCAACTTGTAAAGGACATTGAAAAATCTTATATAAAGTAAAGTGGACAATAGAAACAACAAACCTGCTGTAACAACGAATAATGTCTGGAATAAGCTGGGATCTTGCAGAGCTAGAACAGGGAAGAACAATGTGCCTAACATTGGTACTAgccttcattttctcattacCAACAAGGTCAGCAGTTTTCTTGTTTGGTTTAAGAAACCTAGCAGCAATCTAAAATGGGAAACACAGGTTTCAATCAGATGagataagaataaaataaatatatatatttgatttcaaagaaaatttatatcATAAAAAGATTTAACCTCAGATTGAAAGCTGAATTCAGAAAGAGGTCATAACCAGAGATCTTAGTAAAATACTTAACCTGCTTAACCCAGTCAGGCAAAGTGGCACTGAAGAGCAGAGTCTGAACTTTATTAGCATCCTCTACTTTACCTGCAAAGTCCAAAGGAAACTGTTAAACTAAGAAGCATAGACACGAACACAACATGAGACAGGACACAGACATGCACAAAACAAAGTGAGGatacaacaattaattaattgattagaGCATATCTTGTATactgtatttatttttaggccttttttcaattttcaaaataaataactatcaAAGTCTTAAAAACTATATTTTGCTTCCGGACATGCATGTAGGATTAGGTCAGCCAGGGATTTTTTGGGGTGTCCAATAAATTACATACCTAAAATTagttcaacatcatcaacaaagCCCATCTTTAGCATTTCATCAGCCTCATCAAGGACCCGGAACTTCAAAGAGCTGAAGTCAATATTCCCCCTCTCTATGTGATCCTGCAACAAAGTTGAAGGGAAAACCATAAGCACTAGAAATACCTAAACCAGAACTCTAACATTAGTAGTCTAAGGTATCTCACAGTTTCACCTAAAATGAAAATGGTAATAAAAGGTTACCTTAATTCGACCAGGTGTTCCAATAGCTATATCAACCCCTCTCTTGAGTTTCATCTCTTGATCTCTCATATGAGCTCCCCCATACAAACAGCATGAAGTCAATCCCAACGCTACACCATATGTATCAAAGTCAGCAGCCACCTGGATTTAACCCAAAGGAGCGCGTGTTAGAAACATAAAGCTTCAAGGAATCATAAATCCCTTGAATATtgcttgtataaaaaaaattacctgtTTAGCCAATTCTCTTGTAGGTAAAAGAACCAAAACACTTGGTGATCTCCCATATCCAGTTTTCCTTGATGCCTTAGATGCCCCATTCGTAAGTGACTCCAAGATGGGCAACACAAATGCCAGTGTTTTACCCTACATTGCAAACATAGCCAAgctcaaaatccaaaaatacaaacaGGAAAAAGTTTTAGTACCAAGCAGACCAGATTCTTTTTTTCACACCAACCTAGCCAAAGAACTACAAACAAAAGAAGTCTAGACAAACTCGCCTAGCATCATTGCTGGCCTTCCATCCAATACAAAGCAAACTAAACACAACCATCCATCAATTTCCAAAATTCTCTCCCCCTCCCCCAATGTTGTAACTATCAAAGTATAAATTTCCCAAATGCtttaaaagcccaaaatttgaaagaaCATCTTCTATAGAAAGAAGATCCCATGTTAGAGTTGCATCAAATTGAGCTCCCACCATAACTAGGTTTACAATTTCACTCAAAACAATTAGATTAACTCATGGATAGCAATTCAATATTCACCTTACTAGCTTCAAAGATTGCTTCccaattaatcaaattaacacaCCAAACTCAGCAAAACACAGATTTCTAGGTAAATTTAGatcacaatactattcacacctttaaaaattattttaaaaattattttgctacaatattttcagtaataagttttcagttttcagcaaatatgcggtatccaaacacccccataatccaaaatgaaatttaacCTAAACCAATACACATGGAGGTATATTTGCAGAGAAAGATATACCTGACCGGTGCGAGCGCGACCGACTAAATCAGAGCCGTCAAGGATGGTATCGAAGGTCATAGCCTGAATGGGAAACAAGGCCTCAATCCCCTTCTCCTTCAACTTGGCTTTCAACGGCGCCGAAATCCGAAACCTCGACACGGCATTCGGATCCTCCTCCACACTCTTGACCTCCTCTTCCTCACCGTCCTCAACCTTGGCCTTCTTGTTCTTCTTGCTCTTCTTCTCCGACTCCTCGGCCACGCTCTTTTTCGAGCTCAAAGGCTCGACGAGCTCAGAGCTGGTCCCGctcctctcctcctcctcctcctcgtCGTCCATCTCCAACGCCTTGCGCTTCTTGGTCTCCTTCGTCTTCTTCGTCTTGCTCTTCTTGTCGCTGATTGGAGAATCGGCGGTTTCTAGGGTTTCGCCGttgttcttcatcttcttgctcttcttctccttcttgtCTTTAGGGGTGGTTTCCGTGAGCATAGGATCAGAGAGAGGCAATGAAGGCATGgtttttatagagagagaaagtgaatgtatatgagagagagagagagagagagagagagaggcgttTGTTTCTACTTTCTCCTGCTAACGAGAAGGTGTGGCAATGAGTTACAGAAGCAGGAGAAAGAGAAGGAGGCAGAGAGTTTAGGGTTTGCGCCCTTTTGTTCAGTGGTTGAGCTATTTTGGGCCGTTGGATGGTTAAACCTTGTTTAGTTTTGATTGGGCCCGTTAGATTGGAATATTATGTGAACCAACGCCTACAAAGAATGTGCTATTTTACGATTCCTTCGTGTGGTTGTTGACTCCTTCTCTAGATATTTTAGAAGAAAACTTTTActcgtttttcttttttcttttttctttttctgtttttttactACGACTCATAAAATTTGggccgaaattttttttttttaaataatacaatgtttttttttttttgataggaatattttgttttttagttcgatagtttaagattttttttttaaaattttttattgaagatagtttaaaaataataaaaccactcatcccaaaaaataataaaaccgctcaaaaaaaaaaaattcttttacttttttttatttttttttattagagagTTTTGACCTATGGAACACATAGCAGCAAATCAAACCCAAAGTTATAACAAATTCATTATTGAAATGGAATAAGATTCAACATCAGCCAAACACCAACACAACACAAGCTTGCATTGAGACCAAGTAATTtcaaatagtaaaatttatttgaaaataagcTTGTGTGGATTAAAATATCTCCTTGCAAAAATAATGATATGATCGtcacaatttatttaaattaatatgggCTAAGAATGTAAACAATTAAAGGATTTAAGAAAGGAGCGAGATAATGGGCAAGATAACCATAAGAAATACACAAGTTCTCATTAACAACGATGTCCTCGGGCATGTCGAGAATGAGTTGtttctaaacaatttttctctctaatgctttttttttttttttacatttcacaCACTACTTTGCTAAGAATTTCTGGATCCTTCTCTCTTGGGACTTAGCTCCTATTTATAGGGGGTGAAGTTCCTCCCTCTCCATCCACCTCGTAGCGGGGGAGATGCTTGTCTCATCtcattttttcacttattttgaAGTGACAGTGGGTAAAAGTATCGGTGTAAGACATTGTTCTAACATGtcatttaatattaaatatgatTTGGCTGGTAGGTTAGGgtcatttaatgtggaggtgacgGTTACTGAGTTCAAATGCTACCTTTCTAGGATGTCTATATGTGTGCAATCCcttaattcaaataaattccTGTTTATCTCCACTTGTGATGAGGGGATCCTCGGCAAGTGACCGAGGGCGAGATGCTCCTTAGCATATGTTCAAGGATGATTTGATCCTTAATTGATTCCCTTGACGTCCCTTCATTCCTATGGTTTCTCCAAGCTTCTTGGTTTGTCTCCTCGAGACTTATGGACTACGCTTGCTTTGTTCTCCATTATTATGTTCATCCTCCTAGCTTTTCCTTCAAGCCCATAGGTCTATTACCATTCTCCTCCCCACCCCCACCCACCCCCCAACAAAGCTCATTTGgattattaacaattttttaaagtctTGTTTTTCCTAATTacaatttgttgaaattaagCTCATAAAAAAATACACCAATATGGTTGGTGACTAAAAAAATcgaaataagaaataaaaagtataaatattatattcatGCCATTGGTAACATAAATTAAGGGTAAAAGACTAAGGTAATCACCCCCCCACACTCCATATCCTTGAGTCAGTACCAGTACTAGTACTTGAACCCAAAAAATCCACAACGAAGTGTGCCACTACTTGACTCCCGATTTATGCATAATATGAAGTATGAGTCAGTACTAGTATGAACCCACAACCTCTTAACACTTGGTTCGAAGTGATGGGCTACCGCTAAACCACACTTACTGGTGGTAGATAGAGTTTTTTAAGTgttgattttaattattttggaaaataaaacaTTGCTTTTCTtgtattgattaataaaatcaCGTGGTTGAATTCACTTTGAAAAACTAAAGTTCAATACTTAAGAAACTATACCTAAGTATTGTCCATTGAAAAATTATACTAAGACACCCAAAATACGATGAAAATAGACTTATTATacctagttttcaaaaaatgacACTAAGCCTCCaagttatcaaaataataaatgctTTGCTCCCTTAACCCCCTCGTGACAAACATCATCAACACTAGACCATTCAtcaaattttagtaaaatccAATTATATGTTAAGATCATGACATCTATTTAACTAAAGATCTTACCATTGATGGATTGACGAGAGCAATAAACTTTGTTTTACAGATTATAGGATATACTCCCTTACAAGGACACTATGTTGGAATGATTTTCTTGAGAGCGttatctttataatttttttacattatgtATTTTTGGttacatgtcaaattttttccctaaggtcactatttttttttttcaataatcatTCTacattatgctctctaacaagATCACTTTACAAAGCCACTTCTTTTTCATACCATCCAACTATATATTTGGATATTTAGGCTAGCTAGACTATCTTATTTATCAATATTTCACATGTGCTCAAAGCAAAGCTATACCCATAACACAAGATTTCATAAGTACTACAAGCAAAGCCAGGCCTATAACAACAAAATAACTTGGATTTAAGCAAAACAACATCTGGGAATTAAAGATAacctcattttcttttaaaactaGACATCTATTTTAGGGGTCATTTTATAAACTATAGGCCAATTGGAGATTTGCTTATGGACCAAGCAGCATATTACTTTCTCTTTGGAATCTCAAATTAAAAGACCAGTAACAAGAAAATGCTCAATTGAAGTATGTGTGATAGAATCATGTGAGATTGTCATTCTATACGATCCAACTCGCGGAcccatttcaattatttttacaaGCAATTGTAGTATGATTTAGAGTGTGTTTGGCAACCCAGCGAAAACTAATTTTGGCGCTTTTAaagtatattttattattttgacagCCCTGCgctaaatataaaaagataaatacATAATTTCCCCCATCTTTTTTATGATACTTTCAATAAATAAGCAATTAGCAAAAGCGCAtccaaattattgaaaatatttcagatagttcttgtattttttttaaaaaatactttaCAAAGAGAGTACACGAAAACATCAAAAGACTGTAAGAGCACTTTGGTATAATATAACAAAGAAATGTAAAAGGCTAGATTGAATACAACAATCACATGAGAACACTAAGAACAAGCCCTAGTATCACATATATGAGCCAGCTCCGAGTAGAAATTTGATGTGAAGAAGAAGCATTCTGACACAAATTAAACCCATACCAAATGTCACTAGGGATAAAGGTGTTGTAGTAAAATGTAACAGCTCTAGTATTGTAACCATAGATTTTCACACTCTCTGGTTTCCAACCATCTGGTCCTGTCCGGTAGAGGTACAAATAACAAATCTGGTAGGCACATGGTCCATATATCTGAAAGGTATCAGACGAACACCGTTCGAAAGCCCTCGTCGATGGATCGTCTATCCTTGGTGCATAAATCTGATGattcatttttaaaagataagtAAAAAACACTAATTACTTGATCTCAAGCTTCATTGATGGGTTACATTCAAATTATGCTCTTGGacctagttttttatttttttatattttttttgttggtaaacaTAAGTTTAGGTGAGGGGAGGCTACCCATACCAGGGCTAGGGCAAGCCGCAGGCCTCAGAGAGGACTTACATCGGACTTATAGATTGCCCACCATGGAGTATTGTTGGCAACGGGACTCGAACCTAGGCCTTTTTGGGCGAAGCATTCGAGCCTTACCAACTGAACCAACCCCTGTTGGCGACCTAGTTATGCagataattttgagaaaaaaaagttctataaaaaaattaacacccattatttaaaattttgtatatatgttTTGGCAATGTGCGTGCATTTTtcaaacatttttcaaaatgaaaagaagctACACAACTATTAGTTTCACTTAAGGTTCAGtttattttaatctaatttGGTGTTTTTGGGCAATGAAAGTACAAACTGGGAATCATTTACATATGCGACCTATTTTCTGAGAGATGAGAGGTCGAGCTATAAACACGTCACCACTACATTTATGAACTTCAGCCAATTTGAACTATGGTCTAAAATATGAAGAAGATCTACAATACAATTATCTTTTCTATTcagcaaaagaaaataaaaatctaaacttttgggtatttaattaaaaaaaaaaaaaacgaatcgATAGCAAAATTAGGAATCACTTTTCGATTAAGTTTTAAAGAAAGTGCAAATTTAAGTGAATATTACAATCCAAATCTGATTAtccagaaattttttaaaaaaaatcattaaaattaacgaaataaaattgagaaatgattGGAAGTGAAAAAAGGAACCTGATTGCCATAAGCGTCCCCAAAAGAAATACTGATCTGATCACGCGTGTATTTGGAGGAAGAACAGCTTGTTGTTATAACAGCCGTGTAAGAACAGCTTGTCACACTCTAGATttcagaaccaaaaaaaaaaaaaaaaaacaacaacaaagcttTGATTAATTCAAAGACAAATAACAGAAAAaccaaaccaagaaaaaaaaaaaaaagtggacaaaagaagaagaagggactTTGTTGTTTGAGATGAAGAAATTCGATGAAAAACTGTACCTGGATATAGCTGATATTGAAGGATTTGTCAGCTTGGGCTGGTAGCGTCGAAGATTTGGCTTCTGAGAGGGTAAAGATTAAGGCCAACTGAAgcaggagaagaagaagaagagatttcatcgtcttttttctatttttttggtccAAGATGGCGCTTTAGATTTCATCCACTACTAGGACTATTCTAGGGGTCTTTCCCAAccaaattaatatatttgattaGTACC
The sequence above is drawn from the Quercus lobata isolate SW786 chromosome 12, ValleyOak3.0 Primary Assembly, whole genome shotgun sequence genome and encodes:
- the LOC115971327 gene encoding DEAD-box ATP-dependent RNA helicase 7; translated protein: MPSLPLSDPMLTETTPKDKKEKKSKKMKNNGETLETADSPISDKKSKTKKTKETKKRKALEMDDEEEEEERSGTSSELVEPLSSKKSVAEESEKKSKKNKKAKVEDGEEEEVKSVEEDPNAVSRFRISAPLKAKLKEKGIEALFPIQAMTFDTILDGSDLVGRARTGQGKTLAFVLPILESLTNGASKASRKTGYGRSPSVLVLLPTRELAKQVAADFDTYGVALGLTSCCLYGGAHMRDQEMKLKRGVDIAIGTPGRIKDHIERGNIDFSSLKFRVLDEADEMLKMGFVDDVELILGKVEDANKVQTLLFSATLPDWVKQIAARFLKPNKKTADLVGNEKMKASTNVRHIVLPCSSSARSQLIPDIIRCYSSGGRTIIFTETKDSASQLSGLLPGARPLHGDIQQSQREVTLAGFRSGKFMTLVATNVAARGLDIHDVQLIIQCEPPRDVEDYIHRSGRTGRAGNTGVAVMLYDPRKSNFSRIERESGVKFEHISAPQPADIAKAAGEQAAEMIIQVSDSVIPAFESAAEELLNNSGLSAVALLSKALAKAAGYSEIKKRSLLTSMENYVTVLLEAGTSIYTPSFAFNVLKRFLPEEKVEAVQGLALTADGKGAVFDVPAGDLDTFLAGQENAANVSLEVLKALPPLREREQPRGRFGSGGGFSGGSRFSGGRGGRGGGGGGFSGRRNDRFGSSGGRGRGNTGKRW
- the LOC115971332 gene encoding embryo-specific protein ATS3B; this encodes MKSLLLLLLLQLALIFTLSEAKSSTLPAQADKSFNISYIQSVTSCSYTAVITTSCSSSKYTRDQISISFGDAYGNQIYAPRIDDPSTRAFERCSSDTFQIYGPCAYQICYLYLYRTGPDGWKPESVKIYGYNTRAVTFYYNTFIPSDIWYGFNLCQNASSSHQISTRSWLIYVILGLVLSVLM